One genomic window of Glycine max cultivar Williams 82 chromosome 16, Glycine_max_v4.0, whole genome shotgun sequence includes the following:
- the LOC547632 gene encoding serine acetyltransferase — MPTGLPAANSLVAPDEEGWVWGQIKAEARRDAESEPALASYLYSTILSHSSLERSLSFHLGNKLCSSTLLSTLLYDLFLNAFSSDPSLRSAAVADLRAARERDPACVSYSHCLLNYKGFLACQAHRVAHLLWRQSRRPLALALHSRIADVFAVDIHPAARIGKGILFDHATGVVVGETAVIGNNVSILHHVTLGGTGKVGGDRHPKIGDGVLIGAGATILGNIKIGEGAKVGAGSVVLIDVPPRTTAVGNPARLVGGKEKPSKHEDVPGESMDHTSFISEWSDYII, encoded by the exons ATGCCGACGGGGTTACCGGCGGCGAATTCCTTAGTGGCGCCGGACGAAGAGGGGTGGGTGTGGGGGCAGATCAAGGCGGAGGCGCGCCGCGACGCCGAGTCGGAGCCTGCTTTGGCGAGCTACCTCTACTCGACGATCCTCTCGCACTCGTCGCTCGAGCGTTCTCTGTCTTTTCACCTCGGAAATAAGCTCTGTTCCTCCACGCTTCTCTCGACGCTCCTTTACGACCTGTTCCTCAACGCCTTCTCCTCCGACCCCTCCCTCCGCTCCGCCGCCGTCGCCGATCTCCGCGCTGCCCGCGAACGCGACCCCGCCTGCGTCTCCTACTCCCACTGCCTCCTCAATTACAAAGGCTTCCTCGCTTGCCAG GCGCACCGTGTGGCGCATCTGTTGTGGCGGCAATCACGGCGGCCGTTGGCTTTAGCGCTGCACTCTCGCATCGCAGATGTGTTTGCGGTGGACATTCACCCGGCGGCAAGGATTGGGAAGGGGATTCTGTTCGACCATGCCACTGGGGTGGTGGTAGGGGAGACAGCGGTAATCGGGAACAATGTGTCGATCCTGCACCATGTTACTCTGGGTGGGACTGGCAAGGTTGGTGGAGACCGGCATCCTAAGATTGGGGATGGGGTGCTTATTGGTGCTGGTGCTACCATTCTGGGGAATATTAAGATTGGGGAAGGTGCAAAGGTTGGTGCTGGTTCAGTGGTTTTAATTGATGTGCCACCACGGACAACAGCAGTTGGGAACCCGGCGAGGTTGGTTGGTGGGAAGGAGAAGCCCTCTAAGCATGAGGATGTGCCTGGGGAGTCTATGGACCATACTTCCTTTATCTCTGAGTGGTCAGAttatatcatttga
- the NRAMP4B gene encoding metal transporter Nramp2, with the protein MSTQLQQHNKREFKGEEEEEEEEEENHLLHSECETIPLSSPHTSPSEWEHGNREEEEEEEEKDTVYAAKDKVQIFDLESASGASVGSTAVPPFSWRKLWLFTGPGLLMSVAFLDPGNLEGDLQAGAIAGYSLLWLLMWSTFMGLVIQLLSARLGVATGRHLAELCREEYSNWARLVLWILAELALIAADIQEVIGSAIALKILSHGILPIWAGVIITAMDCFFFLFLENYGVRKLEGVFAVFIGTMGFSFAWMFFDTNPSEEELLMGLLIPRVNSKTLRQAVEIVGCVITPHNVFLHSALVQSRDIDIRNKGQVQEAINYYSIESSVALLVTLVINLFVITVFARVFYGTEQAKGIGLVNAGQYLQERYGGGLFPILYIWGIGLLAAGQSSTITGTYAGQFITEGFLNLNIKKWLRALITRSCAIVPTMICAIVFNTSEGSLDTMNEWLNVVQAIQIPFALIPLLTLVSKEEVMGTFRIGPIVEVSKLSI; encoded by the exons ATGAGCACTCAGTTACAACAACACAACAAAAGAGAATTcaagggagaagaagaagaagaggaggaggaagaagaaaaccaTTTGCTACATTCAGAATGCGAAACAATACCATTGTCCTCACCCCACACATCACCCTCAGAGTGGGAACATGGaaacagagaagaagaagaagaagaagaagagaaggacaCGGTGTATGCAGCCAAGGACAAGGTGCAGATATTCGACCTGGAGTCCGCCAGTGGCGCCAGTGTGGGGTCAACGGCGGTGCCGCCATTCTCGTGGAGGAAGCTGTGGCTGTTCACCGGACCCGGGTTGTTGATGAGCGTGGCATTTTTAGACCCGGGGAACCTTGAAGGGGACCTTCAGGCTGGAGCCATTGcagggtactctttgctttggTTGTTGATGTGGTCAACCTTCATGGGGCTGGTGATACAGCTTCTGTCGGCAAGGCTCGGGGTGGCGACCGGGCGGCACCTGGCGGAGCTGTGCCGGGAGGAGTACTCCAATTGGGCCAGGTTGGTGCTGTGGATCTTGGCTGAGCTTGCTCTCATTGCTGCTGATATTCAAGAGGTTATTGGCAGTGCTATTGCTCTCAAGATTCTTAGCCATGGGATTCTCCCCATTTGGGCTGGTGTGATCATCACAGCCATGGATTG tttcttctttctatttctcGAGAACTATGGAGTGAGGAAATTAGAAGGTGTATTCGCAGTTTTCATTGGAACTATGGGCTTTTCTTTTGCGTGGATGTTCTTCGATACAAATCCCAGTGAAGAAGAACTACTGATGG GCCTTTTGATCCCAAGAGTAAATTCGAAAACGCTTCGTCAGGCTGTGGAAATTGTGGGGTGTGTGATAACCCCACACAATGTATTCCTCCATTCTGCATTAGTACAATCAAGGGACATTGATATCCGTAACAAAGGCCAGGTTCAAGAGGCTATAAACTACTACTCAATTGAGTCATCAGTTGCACTTTTAGTAACATTGGTGATCAATCTGTTTGTGATAACCGTTTTCGCTAGGGTGTTCTACGGTACAGAACAGGCGAAAGGCATAGGATTGGTAAATGCAGGGCAGTATCTTCAGGAGAGGTATGGAGGAGGGTTGTTTCCAATTCTCTATATATGGGGTATTGGTTTGTTAGCAGCTGGACAAAGTAGTACCATCACAGGCACATATGCAGGGCAGTTTATAACTGAGGGCTTTCTTAATCTCAATATAAAGAAGTGGTTGAGGGCATTGATCACTAGAAGTTGTGCAATTGTTCCAACTATGATTTGTGCAATTGTTTTTAATACATCAGAAGGTTCTTTGGATACCATGAATGAATGGCTTAATGTGGTCCAAGCAATACAGATTCCTTTTGCACTTATCCCCCTTCTTACTTTGGTGTCCAAAGAGGAGGTCATGGGGACCTTCAGAATAGGGCCTATAGTAGAGGTAAGCAAGCTCTCCATCTAA